A stretch of the bacterium genome encodes the following:
- the murD gene encoding UDP-N-acetylmuramoyl-L-alanine--D-glutamate ligase yields the protein MSTNNFYYSKTKQKDNIPRLSPVCPVNRAGSPQKVLIFGLGLNGGGIGIAKFFSRQGAKVTVTDLKTKEALSASLNELARFPNIKYVLGKHRLVNFLTSDLIVKNPAIPWDDPFLEKARAKGIPITTDTIIFFSHAPALIVGITGTKGKSTTAALLAEILKKKYPKVWLLGNIRESFLGKLSKIKPEDAVVAELSSFQLEDLALIEKSPPIAIITNIFPDHLNRYASLKNYAKAKTNIFLYQKPKDHLIINGNDKFLVKLIKNAKVPLNGAKAKKHFIKNKNLLPLEINIALAAEAAKILGVPKKEITKVVKNFRGLAGRQEIIRTLKNIIFINDTTATNPTAVLTGLEFLAKKYQRPIILIAGGENKNLDYKNLAEKINRQVKKLILLPGSATEKLKKYLKINPVRSLANIKSNNNLPSFIQNRNSIQRSGTEKIFKKFFLSKTSNGVNFSEAKNMEEAVKKAYQTSQTGDIILLSPGAASFNLFQNEFDRGEQFNNCVLKIIS from the coding sequence ATGAGTACCAATAACTTTTATTATAGCAAAACTAAACAGAAAGACAATATTCCCCGCCTATCGCCTGTCTGTCCGGTAAACAGAGCAGGTAGCCCTCAAAAAGTCCTTATTTTCGGCCTGGGTTTAAACGGCGGCGGGATAGGTATCGCCAAGTTTTTCAGCCGTCAGGGGGCTAAAGTGACAGTAACCGACTTAAAAACCAAAGAAGCCCTTTCTGCTTCACTAAATGAGCTTGCTCGTTTCCCCAATATTAAATATGTACTCGGCAAACACCGCTTGGTTAACTTCTTAACCAGCGATCTAATTGTCAAAAACCCGGCTATCCCCTGGGATGACCCCTTTTTGGAAAAAGCCCGGGCCAAGGGCATACCGATTACCACCGATACTATTATTTTTTTCAGCCATGCACCGGCTTTAATTGTCGGCATCACCGGAACCAAGGGAAAATCAACCACCGCCGCTCTTTTGGCGGAGATTTTAAAGAAAAAATACCCCAAAGTTTGGCTTTTAGGAAATATCCGGGAATCATTTTTGGGAAAACTTTCGAAAATCAAACCTGAAGATGCCGTGGTAGCCGAGCTTTCCAGTTTTCAACTGGAAGACTTGGCTTTGATAGAAAAGAGTCCGCCAATTGCCATCATTACCAATATTTTCCCCGATCATCTTAACCGTTATGCCTCGCTAAAAAATTATGCCAAAGCTAAAACCAACATATTTTTATACCAAAAACCGAAAGACCATTTGATTATCAACGGCAATGATAAATTTTTGGTTAAACTGATAAAAAATGCCAAAGTCCCGCTAAACGGGGCTAAAGCTAAAAAACACTTTATTAAAAATAAAAATTTATTGCCCTTGGAAATTAATATCGCTTTGGCGGCCGAGGCGGCAAAAATTTTGGGGGTGCCGAAAAAAGAAATTACCAAAGTGGTCAAAAATTTTCGCGGGTTGGCCGGACGCCAGGAAATAATCAGAACATTAAAAAATATAATTTTTATCAATGACACAACCGCCACTAACCCCACGGCGGTTTTGACAGGCCTTGAGTTTTTGGCTAAAAAATATCAGCGGCCGATTATTTTGATTGCCGGAGGCGAGAATAAAAATCTTGATTATAAAAATTTGGCGGAAAAAATCAATCGCCAAGTCAAAAAATTAATTCTTTTGCCAGGCAGCGCCACGGAAAAACTGAAAAAATATTTGAAGATAAACCCCGTTAGAAGTCTGGCGAACATTAAATCGAACAACAACTTACCGAGTTTTATCCAAAATAGGAATTCAATTCAACGTTCAGGAACAGAAAAAATTTTTAAGAAATTTTTTCTGTCTAAAACTTCTAACGGGGTAAATTTTTCCGAAGCCAAAAACATGGAGGAAGCGGTTAAAAAAGCCTACCAAACTTCCCAAACAGGGGATATAATTTTACTTTCTCCGGGAGCGGCTAGTTTCAATCTTTTTCAAAACGAATTTGACCGCGGCGAACAATTTAATAATTGCGTTTTAAAAATAATCTCTTAA
- a CDS encoding peptidoglycan DD-metalloendopeptidase family protein: MRRFLKQTASWSVILVLVSVLAVNFVIHLAKADQKPVLTADGILGGPENQSEPVLADSLSLNVNGESSFNGFAGFILLDSSVILDPGNPLNSVLPTRDNLMIYQIQSGDTVSKIAAKFDISKNSIFWNNPGLISSFIKPGQEIIILPVEGVLHEIKTGDSLDSIAGLYGVSSEDIKKYNPNFQKLLQEPGDKLIIPQGQPLTKNNANTQGTSWAGNFLVDLGNNYFISPTKGWNWGRLHNYNAVDIANSCGTPVYAAADGVVVEVANDNGWNSGYGNYIKIEHVMDKIYTRYAHLDKVLVDNGKYVLQGAEIGLMGKTGNTDGPTGCHLHFEVYGAKNSFGKY, translated from the coding sequence TTGAGGAGATTTTTGAAGCAAACCGCCTCCTGGTCGGTTATTTTGGTTTTAGTGAGCGTTTTGGCGGTTAATTTCGTTATTCATCTGGCAAAAGCCGACCAGAAACCGGTTTTGACTGCCGACGGTATTCTTGGGGGTCCTGAAAATCAATCGGAGCCAGTTTTGGCTGATTCTCTGAGTTTAAACGTCAATGGCGAATCGAGCTTTAATGGCTTTGCCGGATTTATATTATTAGATAGTTCAGTCATTTTAGACCCGGGCAATCCACTGAACAGTGTTTTACCTACCCGCGATAATTTGATGATTTATCAGATCCAGTCCGGCGATACTGTTTCCAAAATCGCGGCCAAATTTGATATTTCAAAAAATTCCATTTTTTGGAACAACCCCGGCCTTATTTCTTCCTTTATCAAACCTGGCCAGGAAATAATCATTCTACCGGTTGAGGGAGTATTGCACGAAATTAAAACAGGCGACTCTTTAGATTCCATTGCCGGTTTATACGGAGTCAGTTCTGAAGACATTAAAAAATATAATCCAAATTTTCAAAAACTTCTTCAAGAGCCGGGTGATAAATTGATTATTCCACAGGGCCAGCCTTTAACAAAAAATAATGCTAATACTCAGGGTACCAGCTGGGCCGGCAATTTTTTGGTAGATTTAGGCAATAATTATTTTATCAGCCCCACCAAAGGTTGGAATTGGGGTCGGCTTCATAATTATAATGCCGTTGATATTGCTAATAGTTGCGGAACGCCGGTTTACGCCGCGGCTGACGGCGTGGTTGTTGAGGTCGCTAACGATAATGGATGGAACAGCGGCTATGGCAATTATATTAAAATTGAGCATGTGATGGATAAAATTTATACTCGCTATGCTCACTTGGATAAAGTTCTGGTAGATAACGGCAAATATGTTTTACAAGGCGCCGAAATTGGTTTGATGGGCAAAACCGGAAATACTGATGGTCCTACTGGCTGTCATTTGCACTTTGAGGTCTATGGCGCCAAAAATTCTTTCGGGAAATATTAA
- a CDS encoding YifB family Mg chelatase-like AAA ATPase — translation MKGPARIFSAELDGINAELIEVETDINVGLHAFNIVGLADKAVSEAKERVNSALKNSGINPPTKENRRITVNLAPADIKKTGSQFDLAIALAYLLASEQVKEFETKDKIFVGELSLDGGLRPINGGLNIAQLAKKLGFKYVFAPEANAAEAAIVKEISVIPVKNLCDLINHLENRAIIPTQPATDFIPDNQFSLTDFGDIKGQENAKRAMAIAAAGGHNLLMIGPPGTGKTMMAQALISLLPPLSLSEAIEINQIYSAAGLSLKNSFINYRPFRSPHHSSSLVSLVGGGTNPRPGEISLAHRGLLFLDEFPEFHRDLLESLRQPLENGFINISRAKKSLTFPANFSLIAAMNPCPCGYFGDPQKECRCSAYDVFRYQKKISGPLLDRIDIQIEVPRVEISELRNKNSSAGEANKTLKEKIAAAREIQARRFQNFQPKIYTNSEMTSKQVEAAANFDASAENFLKNVLEKTFLSGRSYYRILKISRTIADFENSEKITADHLAEAYQYRVREETR, via the coding sequence ATGAAAGGCCCGGCCAGAATATTTTCAGCCGAACTTGACGGTATTAACGCGGAATTAATTGAAGTGGAGACCGATATCAATGTCGGTCTCCACGCTTTTAATATTGTCGGTTTGGCGGATAAAGCGGTTTCCGAAGCTAAAGAGCGGGTTAATTCGGCTTTGAAAAACAGCGGCATTAACCCGCCAACTAAAGAAAACCGGCGCATCACCGTTAATCTGGCGCCGGCGGACATCAAAAAAACCGGCTCGCAATTTGATTTGGCCATCGCCTTGGCTTATCTTTTAGCCAGCGAGCAAGTCAAAGAGTTTGAGACCAAAGACAAAATTTTTGTGGGCGAACTTTCGTTAGACGGCGGCCTGCGGCCCATCAACGGCGGTTTGAATATTGCCCAATTGGCAAAAAAATTGGGTTTCAAATATGTTTTTGCGCCAGAAGCCAACGCCGCCGAAGCGGCGATTGTTAAAGAAATTTCCGTTATTCCCGTAAAAAATCTTTGCGACTTAATCAATCATCTGGAAAACCGGGCGATTATTCCGACTCAACCCGCCACTGATTTTATTCCCGACAACCAATTTTCTCTGACGGATTTTGGCGATATCAAGGGCCAGGAAAACGCCAAACGGGCCATGGCTATCGCCGCGGCAGGCGGCCACAATCTTTTAATGATCGGTCCGCCCGGCACCGGCAAAACCATGATGGCCCAGGCCTTAATTTCTCTTCTGCCGCCGCTTTCTTTAAGCGAAGCCATTGAAATCAATCAAATTTATTCCGCCGCGGGATTATCTTTAAAAAATTCTTTTATTAATTATCGGCCTTTCCGGTCGCCGCATCACAGTTCTTCTTTGGTTTCTCTTGTCGGCGGCGGAACCAATCCCAGACCCGGAGAAATCAGTTTGGCCCACCGCGGCCTGTTATTTTTAGATGAATTTCCGGAATTCCACCGCGACCTTTTGGAAAGCCTGCGCCAGCCGCTTGAAAACGGATTTATTAATATCAGCCGCGCCAAAAAATCTTTGACTTTTCCGGCAAATTTTTCTCTGATAGCGGCGATGAATCCCTGTCCCTGCGGTTATTTCGGCGACCCGCAAAAAGAATGCCGCTGCAGCGCTTATGATGTTTTCCGTTATCAAAAAAAAATCTCCGGACCGCTCCTGGACCGCATTGATATCCAGATTGAAGTGCCGCGGGTGGAAATCAGCGAATTAAGAAATAAAAATTCCTCAGCCGGCGAAGCCAATAAAACTTTAAAAGAGAAAATCGCGGCCGCCAGAGAAATCCAAGCCCGGCGTTTCCAAAATTTCCAGCCGAAAATTTACACCAACAGCGAAATGACTTCCAAGCAAGTGGAAGCCGCGGCTAATTTTGACGCTTCAGCGGAAAACTTTTTGAAAAATGTTTTGGAAAAAACTTTTCTTTCCGGCCGCAGTTATTACCGGATTTTAAAAATCAGCCGGACCATCGCCGATTTTGAAAATTCGGAAAAAATCACCGCCGACCATTTAGCCGAGGCCTATCAATACCGAGTCAGAGAAGAAACCAGATAA
- a CDS encoding polyribonucleotide nucleotidyltransferase has translation MTIKEFKKQVFQTEFENKNLSLEVSDLGCQANAAVLGKYGDTAVLVTVVMGKNDELKNYLPLVVDYEEKFYAAGKIGGSRFIRREGRASDSAILSGRLIDRTIRPLFDQRIRRAIQVVATVLSYDGENDPDFIALLTASTALAISNIPWSGPVAGIKIVKDQPKVDAFFAGTEDKINMIELGAEEISADTAIEFFESSQKKIKELITFQKGVIKTLGQEKAELKLAEAPEELKKKILDFLSDRLEKAVYQNSKSQRNNLSDELKAELLDYLKEEIGAKDWADKILEEEVDKIVHQKILENDQRPDGRKLDEVRPLYAETGLFKRTHGSALFVRGDTQSLAITTLAAPGAEQLVESMEFSGKKRFMLHYNFPAYSVGETGSSRGPGRREIGHGLLAEKALRYLIPPVEEFPYTIRLVSEILSSNGSSSMASVCAGSLSLMDAGVPIKKPAAGIAMGLIIGENQYKILTDIQGPEDHYGDMDLKVAGTRNGLTAIQMDVKIDGINQEIFGKTLAQAQKAHGEILGLIEQTLSQARPELSPFAPAVLTFEIEPKKIGAVIGPGGRVIQGIVQATGGETTIDVEQDGKIFISAPNKEQAQMALDQIKAIVKEYKVGEIVEGEVIRVLDFGAIVDLGAGRDGMIHVSELKEGYVNKVEDVVKLGDRVKAKVIRVDPEGKIGLSLK, from the coding sequence ATGACGATAAAAGAATTTAAAAAACAAGTTTTTCAAACTGAATTTGAAAACAAAAACTTAAGTTTGGAAGTATCCGACCTCGGATGCCAAGCCAACGCCGCCGTTTTGGGAAAATACGGCGACACCGCGGTTTTGGTTACCGTAGTGATGGGCAAAAATGACGAACTCAAAAATTATTTGCCGCTCGTGGTTGATTACGAAGAAAAATTTTATGCCGCCGGAAAAATTGGCGGCAGCCGTTTTATCCGCCGCGAAGGCAGGGCCTCGGATAGCGCCATTCTTTCCGGTCGCTTGATTGACCGGACCATCCGGCCGCTTTTTGATCAAAGAATCCGCCGGGCGATTCAGGTAGTAGCCACGGTTTTGTCTTATGACGGAGAAAATGACCCTGATTTTATCGCGCTTTTAACCGCTTCAACGGCTTTGGCGATTTCCAATATTCCCTGGAGCGGACCGGTAGCCGGCATAAAAATCGTTAAAGACCAGCCCAAGGTGGACGCTTTTTTCGCGGGCACCGAAGATAAAATCAATATGATTGAACTCGGCGCCGAAGAAATTTCCGCCGACACCGCTATTGAATTTTTTGAATCCAGCCAGAAAAAAATTAAAGAGTTAATCACTTTTCAAAAAGGAGTAATCAAAACTTTGGGGCAGGAAAAAGCCGAATTAAAATTAGCGGAAGCGCCGGAAGAACTCAAAAAGAAAATTCTTGATTTTCTTAGCGACCGTTTGGAAAAAGCCGTTTATCAAAATTCAAAAAGTCAAAGAAATAATCTTTCGGACGAACTTAAAGCCGAGCTTTTGGATTATTTAAAAGAAGAAATCGGCGCCAAAGACTGGGCTGATAAAATTCTTGAAGAAGAAGTGGACAAAATCGTCCATCAAAAAATTTTAGAAAATGATCAAAGACCGGATGGCCGAAAACTGGACGAAGTGCGGCCGCTTTACGCGGAAACCGGTCTTTTCAAAAGAACTCACGGTTCAGCGCTTTTTGTCCGAGGCGACACTCAATCCCTCGCTATCACAACTCTAGCGGCGCCCGGAGCGGAGCAATTAGTGGAATCAATGGAATTTTCCGGAAAAAAACGTTTTATGCTTCATTATAATTTCCCGGCGTACTCGGTCGGTGAAACCGGCTCTTCCCGCGGTCCCGGCCGCCGAGAAATCGGACACGGACTTTTGGCGGAAAAAGCTCTTCGTTATTTGATTCCGCCGGTTGAAGAATTCCCTTACACAATTAGGTTGGTTTCGGAAATTTTATCTTCCAACGGCTCTTCCTCCATGGCTTCGGTTTGCGCCGGTTCGCTTTCTTTGATGGACGCCGGCGTGCCAATAAAAAAACCTGCGGCTGGCATCGCCATGGGTTTAATAATCGGCGAAAACCAATATAAAATTTTGACCGATATTCAAGGACCGGAAGATCATTACGGCGATATGGATTTGAAAGTGGCCGGCACCCGGAACGGTTTAACCGCCATTCAAATGGACGTCAAAATTGACGGCATCAATCAAGAAATTTTTGGAAAAACTTTAGCGCAAGCCCAAAAAGCTCACGGCGAAATTCTTGGACTAATAGAACAAACTTTATCCCAGGCCCGGCCGGAACTCTCTCCTTTCGCTCCGGCAGTTTTAACTTTTGAAATTGAACCGAAAAAAATCGGAGCGGTGATCGGCCCCGGAGGCCGGGTTATTCAGGGCATCGTTCAGGCAACCGGCGGCGAAACCACTATTGACGTGGAACAAGACGGAAAAATTTTCATCTCCGCTCCCAATAAAGAACAGGCTCAAATGGCGTTAGACCAGATAAAAGCTATTGTCAAAGAATATAAAGTCGGCGAAATTGTTGAAGGCGAAGTGATAAGAGTTTTGGATTTCGGAGCGATTGTGGATTTGGGCGCTGGAAGAGACGGAATGATTCATGTTTCGGAATTGAAAGAAGGATATGTGAATAAAGTTGAAGACGTAGTCAAGCTCGGCGACCGGGTGAAGGCAAAAGTTATCCGCGTTGACCCTGAAGGCAAAATTGGTTTATCATTAAAGTAG
- a CDS encoding NYN domain-containing protein: protein MSIAYKDQRVGVFIDIQNLYHSAKNLYRARVNFKELIRTLVGNRKLIRAVAYVVKSETALGEKSFFEALSQMGLELRTKDLQIYPGGQKKADWDVGLAVDAIRMADSMDVVILVTGDGDFVPLIEYLKWGLGKQVEVAAFSKTTSGSLKEHADSFTAVEDIPKILLKKQV from the coding sequence ATGTCTATAGCTTATAAGGACCAACGAGTAGGTGTTTTTATTGATATCCAAAATCTTTATCATTCGGCTAAAAATCTTTACCGGGCGCGGGTTAATTTCAAAGAACTAATTAGAACCTTAGTCGGCAACCGCAAACTTATCCGGGCGGTGGCTTACGTGGTCAAAAGTGAGACCGCTTTGGGCGAAAAATCATTTTTTGAAGCGTTGAGCCAGATGGGCCTGGAATTAAGAACTAAAGACCTCCAGATTTATCCGGGAGGGCAAAAAAAAGCCGATTGGGACGTAGGTTTGGCGGTAGACGCCATCAGAATGGCTGATTCCATGGATGTGGTGATTTTGGTGACGGGAGACGGCGATTTTGTGCCTTTGATTGAATATCTGAAATGGGGTTTGGGAAAGCAAGTTGAGGTCGCCGCTTTCAGCAAAACCACTTCCGGCTCTCTTAAGGAACACGCTGATTCTTTCACCGCGGTGGAAGACATTCCTAAAATTTTACTCAAAAAACAAGTTTAA
- the rpsO gene encoding 30S ribosomal protein S15 — protein MLKKQVRINIIRKLQLKETDTGSAEVQVGLLTKKIEELIGHLKTSPKDHHSRRGLLRMVGQRKRFMDYLRKNKKETCGQIFKELNLK, from the coding sequence ATGTTAAAGAAACAAGTGAGAATTAATATTATCAGAAAACTTCAATTGAAAGAAACGGACACGGGTTCGGCGGAAGTTCAGGTCGGACTTTTGACCAAAAAAATTGAAGAGTTAATCGGTCATTTAAAAACCAGCCCCAAGGATCATCATTCCCGCCGGGGACTTTTGAGAATGGTCGGCCAAAGAAAAAGATTCATGGATTATCTGCGAAAAAATAAAAAAGAAACCTGCGGCCAAATTTTTAAAGAATTAAATCTTAAATAA
- the nusA gene encoding transcription termination factor NusA has protein sequence MDLKTLGSAVNQIAEERGIEPKEVLSGIEEAIAAAYKKQYRERSEIIKSKFSLKTGALNFWQVKIVVDETTVRIEEAVPGEVAPRFFDPSQEEEKPRYNPSRHILLDEAKKIKKDAVIGEELEFPLEEHEDFGRIAAQTAKQVILQKLKESEREAVRVEFQGKEGEVMSGVVQRFDRGNVYVELGRAIGIMFPNECIPGEHYRINERLRFLVLAVQEDAKLPGIILSRSHPKFVAKLFELEVPEIAEGTVEIKEMAREAGHRTKVAVYSKEEKVDPVGSLVGQRGMRVMAVTNELGNEKIDIIEWAPETEKFIANSFSPAKVISVEVLPRREARVFVAEDQLSLALGKGGENVRLAAKLTGWRLDVRSQSRPEEIQAEGVAEIEEAMEEAPDGEAPKETKISEPVEETEKLEKTE, from the coding sequence ATGGATTTAAAAACTTTAGGTTCGGCTGTCAATCAGATTGCCGAGGAAAGAGGAATTGAGCCAAAAGAGGTCTTGTCTGGCATTGAAGAAGCAATCGCCGCGGCTTATAAAAAGCAATATCGGGAGCGCTCGGAAATCATCAAATCAAAATTTAGTTTGAAAACCGGAGCCCTGAATTTCTGGCAGGTAAAAATTGTTGTCGACGAGACCACAGTCAGAATAGAAGAAGCCGTGCCGGGAGAAGTTGCGCCCCGTTTTTTTGACCCGAGCCAGGAAGAAGAAAAGCCCAGATACAATCCCAGCCGGCATATTCTATTAGATGAAGCTAAAAAAATTAAGAAAGACGCGGTTATTGGCGAGGAATTGGAATTCCCCTTGGAAGAACACGAGGACTTCGGCCGTATTGCCGCTCAAACCGCCAAACAGGTGATTCTTCAAAAATTGAAAGAATCCGAACGGGAAGCGGTCCGCGTTGAGTTCCAGGGCAAAGAAGGTGAGGTTATGAGCGGCGTTGTCCAGCGTTTTGACCGCGGCAATGTTTACGTTGAGTTGGGCCGCGCTATCGGCATTATGTTTCCCAATGAATGTATCCCCGGCGAACATTATCGCATCAATGAGCGCTTGAGATTTCTTGTTTTGGCGGTTCAGGAAGACGCCAAACTGCCGGGCATCATTCTTTCAAGAAGCCATCCCAAATTCGTTGCTAAGCTTTTTGAGCTGGAAGTTCCGGAAATCGCCGAAGGAACAGTTGAAATAAAAGAAATGGCGCGGGAAGCAGGCCACCGCACTAAAGTCGCGGTTTATTCCAAAGAAGAAAAAGTTGACCCGGTGGGAAGCTTGGTGGGCCAGCGGGGCATGCGGGTGATGGCCGTGACTAATGAACTGGGCAATGAAAAAATTGACATTATTGAATGGGCGCCGGAAACCGAAAAATTCATCGCCAATTCTTTTTCGCCGGCCAAAGTGATTTCGGTTGAAGTTTTGCCGCGGCGCGAAGCCCGGGTTTTCGTGGCCGAAGACCAATTGAGTTTGGCTTTGGGTAAAGGCGGCGAAAACGTGCGTCTGGCCGCCAAATTAACTGGCTGGAGACTTGACGTTCGTTCCCAGTCCCGACCCGAAGAAATCCAGGCGGAAGGCGTGGCTGAAATTGAAGAAGCGATGGAAGAAGCTCCGGACGGAGAAGCCCCAAAAGAAACAAAAATTTCTGAACCGGTTGAAGAAACCGAAAAACTTGAGAAAACCGAATAA
- a CDS encoding ATP-dependent Clp protease proteolytic subunit, translated as MNKKTINQQEEEVFNQYLIPTVIEKVPGGERAYDIYSRLLKERIIFLAGPINDAVANIVIAQLLFLQHEDPKKDISLYINSPGGSATAAMAIYDTMQHVKPDVSTICVGMAASAAAIILAAGQKGKRMALPNSEILIHQVMGGVEGQATEVQIAAKHILLVKNRLNQILAKHTGQPIGKIEKDTDRDFFLNPQEAREYGLIDQIIKTK; from the coding sequence ATGAACAAAAAAACAATCAATCAACAAGAGGAAGAGGTTTTTAATCAGTATTTAATCCCGACCGTCATTGAAAAAGTTCCCGGCGGCGAGCGGGCTTATGATATTTATTCCCGTTTACTGAAAGAAAGAATTATTTTTTTGGCCGGGCCCATCAACGATGCCGTGGCTAATATAGTTATCGCCCAGCTTTTGTTTTTACAACATGAAGACCCCAAAAAAGACATCAGTCTCTATATAAACAGTCCGGGCGGTTCAGCCACCGCCGCTATGGCGATTTATGACACCATGCAGCACGTCAAGCCGGACGTTTCCACAATTTGTGTCGGGATGGCCGCCTCAGCCGCCGCGATTATTTTGGCTGCCGGCCAAAAAGGCAAAAGAATGGCCTTGCCTAATTCCGAAATTTTAATTCACCAGGTGATGGGCGGAGTCGAAGGTCAGGCCACCGAAGTTCAGATTGCCGCCAAACATATCCTTCTGGTCAAAAATCGTCTTAACCAAATTTTAGCCAAACACACCGGCCAGCCTATAGGCAAAATCGAAAAAGACACCGACCGCGATTTTTTTCTTAATCCTCAGGAAGCGAGGGAATACGGTTTGATAGATCAAATTATCAAGACAAAATAA
- a CDS encoding aminotransferase class IV: MLHVPCFMFYYLNGKIVEKDKAVIPVNDLGLLRAYGVFDYLKTYNRRPFHSEDHINRFFRSASRFNLKIPVSKKELQRIIFELLARNKSLEELSFRMVLTGGQTEDTKTSKKPTFFILVNEAHSYPEEVFEKGIKLATLDYGREFPEIKTINYLLAVSQWKNILKKKASEILYISKGKVLEASTSNFFMVKNKVLFTPKNEILEGVTRKLVIKLAKENKIKVIEKDISLKEVLKADECFLTATDKEVLPAVKIDNQIIGNGRPGEQTKKLLNLYRELRDNF; this comes from the coding sequence ATGCTTCATGTTCCATGTTTTATGTTCTATTATCTCAACGGAAAAATTGTTGAAAAAGACAAGGCCGTCATTCCAGTCAACGACCTCGGCCTGCTACGGGCTTACGGTGTTTTTGATTATTTAAAAACTTACAACCGGAGACCTTTTCATTCAGAAGACCATATTAATCGGTTTTTCCGTTCCGCTTCCCGCTTTAATCTGAAAATTCCGGTTTCCAAAAAAGAATTACAGCGGATTATTTTTGAATTGCTCGCCAGGAATAAATCTTTGGAAGAATTGAGTTTCCGGATGGTTTTGACCGGCGGCCAAACCGAAGACACCAAGACCTCCAAAAAACCCACCTTTTTTATTCTTGTTAACGAAGCCCATTCGTATCCCGAAGAAGTTTTTGAAAAGGGAATAAAATTGGCGACTCTGGATTACGGCCGGGAATTTCCGGAAATAAAAACCATTAATTATCTTTTGGCGGTTTCGCAATGGAAAAATATTTTGAAGAAAAAGGCTTCTGAAATTCTTTATATTTCCAAAGGAAAAGTTCTGGAGGCCTCCACTTCCAATTTCTTTATGGTGAAAAATAAAGTTTTATTCACGCCGAAAAACGAAATTTTAGAAGGAGTCACCAGAAAATTAGTCATCAAACTGGCCAAAGAAAACAAAATCAAAGTTATTGAAAAAGATATTTCTTTGAAAGAAGTTTTAAAAGCCGATGAATGTTTTCTTACCGCTACCGACAAAGAAGTTTTGCCGGCAGTTAAAATTGATAATCAAATTATCGGTAACGGCCGGCCCGGCGAACAAACCAAAAAACTCCTAAACTTATATAGAGAACTTAGAGATAATTTTTGA
- a CDS encoding LAGLIDADG family homing endonuclease, which translates to MSEVFVNKQTILNKKTLTNDYIRGLVTGEGCFSFHTGWRQKNGRKCKMPTFYIGMHERDENLLKMVRDSLDLKNPIYNHKAWTGDGYKRGRMAALVVRDFEQLKDIIIPFFYKKLKGYKAIQFIDWLEKIGSDPDVSDRYKSLYRLYKWGIFDKNIHLFP; encoded by the coding sequence ATGAGCGAAGTGTTCGTCAACAAACAAACCATCCTGAACAAAAAAACTTTAACCAATGATTATATCAGGGGCTTAGTTACTGGCGAAGGCTGTTTTAGTTTCCATACTGGATGGCGCCAAAAGAACGGTAGAAAGTGTAAAATGCCTACTTTTTATATAGGAATGCATGAGCGAGACGAAAATTTGTTAAAAATGGTGAGAGATTCTTTAGATTTAAAAAATCCAATTTATAATCATAAAGCATGGACTGGCGATGGCTATAAAAGAGGAAGAATGGCGGCGTTGGTAGTAAGAGATTTTGAGCAGTTGAAAGATATTATAATCCCCTTTTTCTATAAAAAATTAAAGGGATATAAGGCCATACAATTTATTGATTGGTTAGAGAAAATCGGAAGCGACCCGGATGTTTCTGATAGGTATAAATCATTATACCGGCTTTATAAATGGGGAATTTTTGATAAAAATATTCATTTGTTTCCCTAA
- a CDS encoding YraN family protein: MTQKAELGKSGEDLACGYLVDKGYKIIERNFRKPWGELDIIAKSPDKTLVFVEVKTMRKFGNEFGDQSGNDFGRGAKLSSYGRSVVGRPDSGIEPEMQMTQAKIKKTKRAASLYAGAFPEKIDEKAGWRIDLLALTINTKDCIINHYENI, encoded by the coding sequence ATGACTCAAAAAGCAGAATTAGGAAAATCAGGCGAAGATTTGGCCTGTGGGTATCTTGTGGATAAGGGTTATAAGATTATTGAACGCAATTTCCGCAAACCCTGGGGAGAATTGGATATTATTGCCAAAAGCCCGGACAAAACCTTGGTTTTCGTGGAAGTTAAGACAATGAGGAAATTCGGCAATGAATTCGGCGACCAATCCGGCAATGATTTTGGAAGAGGGGCAAAATTGTCTTCCTACGGGAGGTCTGTTGTAGGGAGACCGGATTCAGGCATTGAGCCGGAAATGCAAATGACCCAGGCTAAAATAAAAAAAACAAAAAGAGCCGCTTCTTTATACGCCGGCGCCTTTCCGGAAAAAATAGACGAAAAGGCCGGCTGGAGGATTGATTTGCTTGCTTTGACAATCAACACAAAAGATTGTATAATAAATCATTATGAAAATATCTGA